The Primulina eburnea isolate SZY01 chromosome 18, ASM2296580v1, whole genome shotgun sequence genome segment gaatctttatgtATGAGACCgatcaaccctaccaatattaacaataaaaagtaatactcttagcataaaaagtaatacattttcatggatgacaccaaataaaagatatatctcacaaaatacgacgcgtgataccgtctcacacaagtttttgcctaagaaCAATCACGACTAACAGATGTAATCTTTTttatttggcaaaaacttgtgtgagacggtctcacgtgtcatatttgtgagacggatctcttatttgggtcatccatgaaaaagtattactttttatgctaagagtattacttcttgttgtgaatatgggtagggttgacccgtctcacggattatgactcgtgagacggtttcacatgagactcactctttttatTTAATCTATTAGAATATTAGAATGcggattaacttaattaaacaACTAAGCCCACTTTAGATCTTAAGCATATATCTCATAATAGGACACCAACGTTGTGGGCACCTGCCATAAtgagaaaataaaaagacaCCTATTCCAAAATGGGACCATGCCACTCATGGCCCAGAGATGTGATCCAACGCATGCTGGGCCCATTTGTCGCTATGCATACAAAGTGTTGTACCATCTGCCTCACATGTGGTACATCCAGCCCAATGGGCCAGCACAGTTGACACTAGGTAGAACAAATAATTCGTGGTAAATCAAGATTATGCTGGAAAATAATGTTGTGCCATCTCTTTCTCGTTTGGGTGTCATTCAAGAAATGTTCCCAACAATGAACAAAGATTACAATGTTAAACGTGTTGGATGAAACAGAGATGTATGTTCGAAATATTGATAATGGATGAACTGATATTGCAGTTGTAAATCACAACAAATAATACAATAAATTAAACTTCATGTGTTATTGGAACCAATGCATAACGATCATGGAAAGATAAAGTTCAAAGAAAAAGAAACCAAACTGGTGTCTGTTATGTTACAGTTTCGTTAAAATATACTTGTCATTTTTTAAGGTGTTCTGAGGTTCATCGTGGACGATTGTTTCTCAGGATATAACGGCATACATATTTTTTTTCAGCAATTATGCATCAATATTATTGACAACGACATCAaatatattgtagaattttatataaataatcaaaatcGAATAGTGTCTAAACTTTTTATTATCGATTCCTTATATTGATATAAACTGATCATGCACACGCACGCGCgcacacatatatacatatacatacaatgCGTGGGGTTTGTCGAAAAATTAGAGAACATggtagtttttttaaaaaattaaaaaagaaagtTATCAATTTTCGAAATTGAAATGATACGAGAgatgaaagaagatataaataaACTTTGGATATGACATACATGCCAATACAACAAATGGAAGAAATTGAATTAACTACAAATATTTTTATGGCAAtcgaataaattaaattaagctTGAGAAAAAATTGTTATTTGGAAAGTGTGTGTCCATTGTACTAAAAGTtgcttctattttttttctacGTAGATTTTAATTTGGGTTTGTTAGGAGGGATTTTCCAAGAATTAATATATGATGTGCGTCTTCCCGTGGATATAGTATCTAATCCTTCGATTTTTCATCGAAAGGTGATCTAATATCGTGAAAGACTCGTGTTTAAGGGTGGTACATCGTACCGTATTATACCGAAATTTTATATATCGTATCGATAATTACAGAATAAGTaaattttatactgatatacCGAAATTTCGGTATGTATAACTAATATATCGATTATACATACAAAAATCGTACTGTATACCATAACTTCAGTAcagtattgatatatactatttTATACCGAAAAAACTttacattttttatattttataaatttattgttttaaaatattaattaaattttttttttttgatttttcGGTATTCTGGTATATAccgaaaaatttcaaatttcacatCGTTGTCGTACTAAAAAATTCGGTATCATTAATACCATACCGAAATATTTGGTATACCGAAAATTAgggaaatttgattttttttcagTACGGTGATCTCGAATATCGAAAATTCAGTATTTTTTCTCACCCTTACTCATGTTCATCTCGATCCGTTTAAATATAACTTAAGATTTATGATACACTACGTTTCAATCGCACGTGTAATCGGTAGAGATGAAAAAATCTTAGGTTAAAACCAAATTAAGAATcaaattaattgatttaattcgATGTTTCTATTGGTTTGGATTTATGAAGTGGTTATAATTATCTTATGGATATATTAGTTATTCAGCTCAATTATCAGTATataatttgatttatttatgatgttAAAATTTTTGAGGTCAGAGGCTTgttgctttaccaaaagctatagctagtggtattAGTGGCACCCAACAATATATCTCAATAATTTCTCTTTTTGCGGTAAATGAGAATCAATCTCGTgacattggctctgataccaaggaGTGAGAACTTGTCGttttatcaaaagttatagTTGGTGATAgtagtgcaactcaaatcttttaaattgtaCAACAACACAAGCATCACGTTTCGATTGCTCTACCACAGGAACAATTGTTGCACCTAGCAACCTAtttcccaataattgcacttctTGCAGTTAATGTTAATCGAACTCTCTGATACTAATTAATGTAGGACCGATCGTGTATCactttatgaaaagctatagcCGGTGGTAATaatgcaattcaaatcttttaaactgtaCAGCAGAACAAGCACCACATTTTGATTATTCTACCAGCAGAGGCTactattgcacccaacaatctccctccaaATAATTGCATTTCTTGCGATAAATGAAATTCAAATTCATGACATTGACTCTTATACCAATTGTAGGAACGAGTgtttgtcgttttaccaaaagctatagatGGTAGCAATTgtgtaactcaaatattttaaattgtaaaGTAGTAGCACAAGCACCACGTTTCAATTACTCTACCAATAGAGATTATTATTGTATGgaacaaaatttcaattttttttccgTTTTTAATGCATGGATTGAGTAATTTTTAAATAGCCTATAAATGTTTATTAATTCAGTTGGTGGATGCATCAATCTACTAAATACAGAGAAAAATTGCCAAAATAGTTTGTGTTGGCCTGCACACATGCACGACAACCACCCTCCCCTATGGGAGAGTTTTAAGTTATGGTGCAAGGGAACTTAAACTTCAGGTTACaaaatgtcccaaaatattattattaggataatttataattttatttatgcaTATCTGTCATTTTACAATTATGGTattttatattatcaaatttttgtTTAGTTAACTTTTTTTGGCAaatttttagtcatttttccaaTATGTTGTGTTAATGCGGgagcaaaaaaataaatattttttctctcCTAGAGACATTCGTAAAATCTAGTCTCTGACATGGCGTCGAGACATGAACTTGACTTGTGTATTGTATAGTGACATATCAATATTCTCACgaaaaaaagactaaaattgtcaaaaattgaaagatataacACTTCaaatgaaatttgacaatataaatTATCAAAACTCTAAAGAGAAGAAGTATACTGGATCAAAATTGCaattttgattattattattattattacaacaACTGCATCCAAAATCCCAATTAACATATTACTATGATATCATAAATTTTACGGAAATTTGTCGAAATGTTCATCTAAATTATCCTAATTTGGGTGTTAGGGTGAGTTTAAACACAAAAATGGTATCTAAAaaaacttcttttttttttaaaaaaagtgttTTTCGTTAGTTGAATTCTTTAACCAAATGGACTCTTGGTTTTCTATATTATCAAAAttggattattattattattatttttgtcatATTTCACCAAAGTGATGACGTGTCATTAGATCATGTTAACATTTTCGATATTACGTCAgtatttcaataaaaaaaaaaggtaaaggaaaaaattaaaaaaacctACTTTATTTGGTTAAGACTTAATTTTGACTACTTAAAGGATCAAAACCGATAACACAAACTTAGATGACGAATTTGGCTTCATACTCATATGATGAATATCTTGAACTATTCATATCGCGAACATGCATAGATGATTATTCTCAAGAAAGGACGATCTATGATCTATTAAATTTGAGAGAACGAAATATGATCAATATTgcggcaaaaaaaaaaaggtgtATTTACATGAACAAagttcaaataaaaaatatttttgagggAGAGTAATCGCTAATATTGTTTTCATATCGATTAAATATTGGTTTGCTAATAAAATTAATAACCCTTGGCCTCTCGTTTTCAAAGTTCATGTTCCATCATATAATTActtttagtttaattttttgttttgcatCCTAACTGCCCACACTAAATTTAATAATCACTAATTTCAATTAAGGCACATATAATTTGGGGCAAAGATTTTAAGCAAAATAGGTTTAAGAGAAAATTACATTTTGAACATGTATGGTTGTTTCTATTCGATTTTATTTTTCTGTTATATCAAATTTCAGTATTAGCATTGTATTCTTGTGTCCAACGTATGTATCACTCTTAGAGGctatatatatacaatatttTGAAGAGCAAATACAAGTTTTCGAAGGGGTTCAAAGCATGAGCAACCTACGttaataaattaactaaaatgaGACCAAGCCCATGAAGATgagtttaaatatatatatatatatatatatatatatatatatatatatatatatattagcgAGAGTTTTTCTCCTTGTGTGTGGGGATACATTTGAGAGAACATACATTGTGATGGATTAATTTTCTCACACACACAGTCACTCACATATACAATATAATAGAGACGAGtttcaaagtttagttgagtaatagtcttcacacaaagacattaaaAATTGTGTTTGTAGTGTTGACATAAAAGACATACAACATTATGCGGATTGTGAGGTCACGACCTACAATCGAGAGTATACTAGGAGTTTCGATTAGGCAAAGAATAAATCCTAAGTCGAAACGAGTTTGTAAaaatagttgtataaatcaaagtcttataGTGAATCTTTCTAAGAGAAAGAAGAGGTGACCTGAGAGTTGTtaatctccaaacatccataaacatgtTCGTGAATCATTATTTATCGTATTCACTTACTTTTGCTACTGTTATTGGTAGATATAGTTGAAACATTTAAGTATTTtttaaataccaaaatattacaTACAAAGTTTTTGATAAAAGCTTCAATCAAATCATtcttattatttcaaattgcatactttttaaatattttcaaaatgttTAATCGTTTTTTAtagatattattttgagtttattccGTTTGATTTTAGAACAaaacttgatttaatttttcGGTACTCAGTTTTTTTAAGGTTCattttttaacatttaaaaaacGAGTTCTTTTAATcgcaaaatcttttaaaaaatttatttacttCTCTCTAAACTATAATTCTATTTTAAAACTAAATAGAATAAACTCAGAGGATAAATTTTGAAGGGAAAAAACTaccatattttaatatataaaaaatgtatttataattatatttaatagATGTGAATTATCATTTTCCAAGATTCACATGTAACAATtattattctttatttttatttttattttatttggaatGGTATGTAACAAATTTTTCCACAAGTTGAATGTACCATtctgattttattatttaagtcccacaaattaatttattacgtCAAAATCATGTGGTGGTTTGTGAAGCTTTCATTTGACCAAGACGTCACGTTTCGCCTTTTCCTTTTGCACattatacatttaaaaattGTCATAAACTCTGAATCATTCTATTTTATaccaaaaacttgtgtgagacgatttcacaggtcgtaatttgtgagacatatatcttatttgagtcatccatgaaaaaatattactttttatggtaagaatattactttttattgtgaatatcggtaggattgacctgtctcacagataaagattcatgagaccgtttcacaagagacctattctTGTTATATGCTACACTCATAATGTTATTTCTGGTGTACTTTTATAAAGATGTTTACGCTAACACCTAAATTTAAACAAAACATGTAAAGTTCATCGATATTATTTATTTGCTAGCTCGAATTCTTCCAAGCACTCGATCAGCAAAGTAAAAACTATCaagaaaatttagcaaaacAAAACACGTGATgttcatcattttttttttgtcgtAACATAGACAAACCTTTCATTtgcgagtaggtctcttgtgaggtCAATCctgtcgatattcacaataaaaagtaatacttttaatataaaaaatatacattttcatgaattacacaaataagatatctgtctcacaaatacgacccgtgagacagtctcacaaaattttttgTCTTCATTCGCTAGCTTGAATTCTTCCAAAATCATTATATAGATTTTGGTGTTCGAGGGAGAGACGTCGTTCTCGTTCAATCAACTCGATGTATGTCAATTAATGTTTCTACAAGATCTTTTGGCCTTTTATTTCCAAACTTCATATTTTttcaattaataattttctttctattttttatttttcacccTAAATTTATCATACTGAATTTATAGTTAAGTATCGCAAATTAATTTATGTAAgacttttaaaaaatcatttattacGTCAAATTAAAACCATTTGGTGGCTTGTGAAGGTCTTCATTTGACCAACACTTCAACTTTGGCCTTTTTTCACTTTGACATgaaacaccaaaaaaaaaatcataaaaataatttttatcagcaaaattttctttatattAACAGTTTCAATTATCAAATATATTGAATGTAGGGATAATAGTTAAAATGACGACTCTACGTTTACCTATTTTGTGTTTTAGTTCAGTAAGTATTCAAATTTGAGTTTTGACAATGTAAATTAGATTGTGTTTTGGCTATGGGTCATTTTTAATAGAGTGCTGTTATGACGTTGTACACGTCAGAATTTCATGATGTTATATCAGCATTTTCTGACGTCATATCAATACTCCGACAAAAAATACCAAGAATCATAACATAATCTAACTTATAGAGTCAAAACCAATATTCGAATGGTTAGAGaactaaaacataaaatatacaAACTCGacgtgattttgattatatattcCCTTAAATCTATACAATCTCGTAGGTATAGTGtttggatatttttttaaataaaaggaaaaagaaCATACTAATCGAATTAATTGTTTttaactttttaaaaataaattgctAAATTAATACACACAtactaaatatatttatatatgcatAGACGTGTGTcatttcctttctttcctttttctttttcatcaaTTAATGGATGTACCATTAAAAGGACTAAATGAGAAACTTCAACGAGCGCATGACATATgtataaaaagaaaaatcaattgatttaCATTAAAtgctctatttttttttaaattgtccAATTTAATTgggaattatttatatttattgaaaattatgatattatattaattattaagatGTATAAGAGCCAACTAGAATACAAGCTAGCTATTGTGAGAGTATTTTCTAACATGAATTAGAAACAAGGTCTCTTCGGGGAAAAAACATCAACGATTGCATTTGGAttaatggattttattttgaaaaataattcgAAAATTACTAAGTGATAAGAAATGACTAAAAAGATTTGTAATAACCCGACACCATTCACTCACGATCATTACTCATAGGCCTTCTCCAGCCCAGACACTGGAGCTTTACTTTCTCAGGATTCGAatccaagacctcctggacatATATTTGATACCAGGATTGCTTTGCCAATACCTATATGTCCAGGAGGTTTTGGATTCAAATTCCGAGAAGGTAAAAGCTCTAGTGTCTGGGTTGGAAAAGTCCTATGAGTAATAATCACGGGTGAATGGTATCGGATCATTACAAGATTAACTCCAGTTATTTTAGTTAACAAGCCAAAACAATATATGATATCGAGTTTTATCTTACACACCAAGTAGTGTCATCATGTATGGCTTCTAATCAAATTTATTTCACTGTGTATTTAAATGATAATGTAATACACCTGTACACATTTTATGTATTCTCGTGGAAAAAATTACATTCGTGGTCATGTAACTTgcacatttttcatttttgatcGTATTATgatatagaaaaaaaaaatacataattgGTCCTAACAGTTGACATATATAGACGTTTGGTCTTCTAATTTTTCGAAATCAGGTCTTGGTATAATGAATTAGTTTAATTTTCTCCACCTTCTATCTGTTTCTTTTTGTCGAATTGATAACATGACATTGAATATATCATCTATATATGTcgaaaatcatatcaattttTTGTCTTTCAAACTTTGCTCTGTCTTTTGTAAGCGATCCCCGGAGCAGAAATCCTAAATTCGTTCATAACGATAAGTGTTATATCCAAAATATTCCAAATACCCGATCGAGGTAATATGTGGATGACATACATAACTAGACAAGTCTAAGCCGACCAGCTCGGAATACCCTTGGATATTTCATGTATCTTGTGATCCAAGTGAAGATATACTCTTGTTAAAAGTCTAGAACATTAAATAACAAATACTTGCTAAAGTCTAGGATATTAAATTACAAATGTAACATGCGAACAGATCATTATATATTTCCACCCACAAGTGGGGAATGATATTTTCGGATTAATTAATGTTTAAATGGTCGTAATTTCATTATAAGTACAAATTTAATTTGAACTAATGCACGTCTATCGGGAATATTTAATTTCTATAATTGCCTTTCGAATATCGAAATCAGTTTTTGAATTTGTATTGACAATTTTACAAGAGTTTACGTGTCTCATCCGAAGGATTTATTTGTCCTTAATTAGGACGCTGGAACAAATTTGAGTCGATATAGGTTGAATCATACGTGCATGAGCTATCATGTAAATTGTACTTGTTTGTATGCAAGAGCCCAATTTCGAGGAATATAAGATGAACCATTCACATTTCGTCATGTGTCAAtagttttttttgttgtttgaaTCCAAACCATGAGTTGAAATTGGGATTGCAACATGTCATCTATATGCTGATTCAGTGCAGTGCCCTTACAGCCAGCATCGAATGAACCCAATTTCGATGCATAGATTAATTCTAGTTTAAGCCACATATTAAATTGTTATTTCGATGcataaatatattatgaatatTTTTTGGGGGAAATTGCTTTTTATCGCTCAAATTTTACAATAATTGGAGTTAAAACAACTATGTTATCTTTGTAAACTTCCAGTTTATCATCTCACAAGCCACACATTGTCTTAATTTATTAGCTCTCGATATataccttttttttttctcaaaatatttaGATGTATCTtccattcaaaataaatatttcatatgATCTAGAATTATTTCATCACTAACCCCTCCGTCGAGACTAAACAGGGCTGGGATATATGATCAGTCGCACAATGGGATTATCTTCGAGCATAATCGAACTGAGAACAAGAGTGGTTCTTGTGTTGGGGCGGCGATAGAGCGGCCAAGGGTGTTGTTAAATGTGCTAAATAGTTTGTAATGGCTCGTGTTCACTACATACgaggaaaattatatttttggtcatgtaatttgattgtttttttttaaatttttggtaATGTTGTTATCAACTTATGGTCTTAGTttactaattttaattttttttaaaattttagtattttttcaTCGGAGCTTTAACGTAGGGCCAGAAAAGAGTGATGAATTGTTGAAAGTGCTGATGTCTTCAATCTCACGTCAATCTCtagtaaaaaattaaaacaacttttaaaaaaatacgaaTTAATATACTAAGACCGTGAATCAACGAATaacataactaaaaataaaaaaaaaaaaaaaacacagtaGTTTTGCTCTCTAGACAAGATCCAAGGGACCAAGATGCTAAACAATATCCTTAAACCAGTGTCAGCAGCTCCTGGCAATTCTGGCCTGGATCCCCCTCAAGTCTTGTTAGCCCAACTCACTTCACTTCTTATTAATGTATCTCTAAACTCTAAGTTCAAGAAACCATGCTTTTCTGTGGTGACAATCGTGCATAGACAAAAgttcaaaatcatctaaatcaaAAAGCAAAAAATCCTCCATCCGACCTCACCCCTAGTGTTGTACatactaaaaataattattatgatcttaaaattggaaaaatataaaaattaaaaacatttcATCGAATGTCACgctgtaataaaaaaaaaaatcgtgtaagGAAATTGCTGACTTTTGCAagaaaatgaattaaatgctcTTGGCTGTCTGCTTTTGACTCTTTCATCATATATGATGAGGTTGCCCGTTTACCCCTTCGTCTCTTAAGTCAGCCTAAACGCACCTTTGGTCTTTTCTCTATATATCCTTACAGACAAATCCCACCCCTTCGGTTAGACTCATGTCTCTTGAATCCTCCTCTATATTCTGATCTCATAATTCCATTCAAGAAAATGAAATGAAAGAAAGAACCATAAAAAAAGAAACCCtttattttcttgaaaaaatcTGAGACTGTTTTGGTTCTGAATCCTTTAATCTTTGTTGAATTAAAGACATCACACAGATTGAGAGTTAGTACTGAGATGGGGAGGCCACCTTGTTGCGACAAAATCGGTGTGAAGAAAGGACCTTGGACTCCTGAAGAAGACATCATTTTAGTTTCATATGTTCAAGAACATGGCCCTGGAAATTGGAGAGCTGTTCCCACTAACACAggtaaatatattaattatgaAGAGTTCTTCGTTTTCCCCACTTTCTATTCGTATCTTTTGGAGCAAAATTTGAAGCtattttgattttcttttttaGGGTTCGGTGTAATCATTTAAAGCTGTGTAATAAATATTCTGCAGCCGCATCACCTActtcttgaatatttttttacagACTTATAAGTTTGAATCGTCTGTTAGAAATAGTTaagtttagatttttttttttattgaaaatactcttttcttctttctttcaggcttgctcagatgcagcaagagttGCAGGCTCAGGTGGACTAATTACCTCCGGCCAGGCATCAAGCGCGGCAACTTCACCGAACATGAAGAAAAGAAGATCTTTCATCTTCAAGCCCTTCTTGGAAACCGGTTAGTTCATGGATAATTTCTGCATGCTAGTCAAGTTTGGTGGAGATTCAGTGAAGATCTGCACATTTTCTTTAGGGTTTTAGATCTGATAGCAAAATCCCACTACATAAAATGAAGATTGTTGGGTTTTTGTTTCTATGTCTACATAcctatataattaattaatatttttttataaaaaaacttaatttttttttgcagGTGGGCTGCCATAGCTTCATACCTTCCCCTCAGAACCGACAATGATATCAAGAACTACTGGAACACTCACTTAAAGAAGAAACTAGGAAAGCTTCAAGGAGAAGATGGAGATggggaaaatgagaaaaataggAAGTCATCAAGTTCTCATTCAATTACAAAAGGCCAGTGGGAAAGGAGGCTTCAAACCGACATTCACATGGCTAAACAAGCCTTGTGTGAAGCTCTATCACTCAATAAATCCGGTACAAATTCGTCTACTGGTTTGAATCTCTTCCCTAAGCCTCTATCCATCGATAGATCGGATTCAAATGCATCAATTGGCTCGAAGCTTTTCGAAAAGTCCCCACAAACTTATACACAGCCGATCCAGACATCCACATATGCATCAAGCACAGAAAACATAGCGCGTTGGCTCGAAGATTGGACGAAGGAATCACCAAAGACATTATCTGAGAGTACTTCCTTTAACAACCCCTCAATGGGATCTAGTTCCAGCCCGAGTGAAGGGACTTTCATCAGCTTGAATTCCGATGTTTCGCAATCCTTGGAGGACGAAGCCAAGTTCGAGACCGCCAATTTCACTCCTGTAACTGAGATTATCAGAGAGCCCTTTAGTTTGCTGGAGAAATGGCTCCTAGATGATGCAGCTGCGCAAGGCCAGGATGTGGACTTCATGGACATTGCTGTCTTAAGGGAAGCTGCTGATTTGTTCTGAAGATAATTCTTGCATGTTCCTTCAGAACAATTCAGCAGTTTTTTTTTATGTGGGCTTTTAGGACTGTCACATGTTTtgaattctatatatatatatatatatatatatatatatatatatatatacacatgaatGACATATGTCCTAAATGCAAACTCGAATAAATTTGATGAAAATATATGTCATTCATGTATATATATTGTAATACAAACTGAAACCATAGTTTTAATCAGTAGGCCATTATGTGTGACAGAGGAAAGTGTAAATTGCTTGCAGTCAAGAGTCTAGTTGGATCATATGTATTGGATAGGAATAAGTTCCCCTTTTCTTAGCTTCTGGGAACAAAGTGTATGTACCTTGTGCATCATTTGGTGTGCGTTCGTGAGAAAACCTGGAATTAGGTTCGACTTCTACAGCTTTAATTTGaagtaattaaaatagtatTTTGAAACTTTAATTTTTAGTTCGGATTATGTTAGGATTTAGATTTCATACTAACTTTTGAACAAAATTTTCCATCATATATTGTTTAAATTTCCAGTATCTCTCTCATTCGCTTAGGGTGGCGACGTGAGTAGCTCTCCTATCGTGGGATAGGGTTTTTCTTGGATTTTTAGTCAAGGAGTTAGTATCTATGGATTCAGAGGAGATTGCAAGGCGAGCG includes the following:
- the LOC140819987 gene encoding myb-related protein 306-like, whose translation is MGRPPCCDKIGVKKGPWTPEEDIILVSYVQEHGPGNWRAVPTNTGLLRCSKSCRLRWTNYLRPGIKRGNFTEHEEKKIFHLQALLGNRWAAIASYLPLRTDNDIKNYWNTHLKKKLGKLQGEDGDGENEKNRKSSSSHSITKGQWERRLQTDIHMAKQALCEALSLNKSGTNSSTGLNLFPKPLSIDRSDSNASIGSKLFEKSPQTYTQPIQTSTYASSTENIARWLEDWTKESPKTLSESTSFNNPSMGSSSSPSEGTFISLNSDVSQSLEDEAKFETANFTPVTEIIREPFSLLEKWLLDDAAAQGQDVDFMDIAVLREAADLF